In Sphingobacterium thalpophilum, a genomic segment contains:
- a CDS encoding AraC family ligand binding domain-containing protein has translation MKTLQFNVPTMRGQSLTIQEDILETFYPHFHRHQEAQLMWIKKGKGVLIVEDTLHPFKENDIFFLGANQPHVFKSASQDGFSNESRSVSIFFDPNGKLKSLFSLEEFESLNQFIYNNSRGFKVPDSYFSQIAERVCLLKSADQMDKLMHFFYL, from the coding sequence ATGAAAACGCTCCAATTTAATGTGCCGACCATGCGAGGACAGAGTCTAACAATTCAAGAAGATATATTGGAAACTTTTTATCCTCATTTCCATCGACATCAAGAAGCTCAATTAATGTGGATAAAAAAAGGTAAGGGAGTTTTGATTGTGGAAGATACCTTACATCCCTTTAAAGAAAATGATATTTTCTTTTTGGGCGCGAATCAACCACACGTATTTAAGTCCGCTTCTCAGGACGGGTTTTCAAATGAGTCGCGCTCTGTTTCCATTTTTTTTGATCCAAATGGTAAGCTTAAATCGCTTTTTTCTCTGGAGGAATTTGAATCGTTGAATCAGTTTATTTATAACAACTCAAGAGGGTTTAAGGTTCCCGATTCATATTTTTCCCAAATAGCAGAAAGGGTCTGTTTATTAAAATCTGCGGACCAAATGGATAAGTTAATGCACTTTTTCTATTTATAA
- a CDS encoding aminopeptidase P family protein gives MFKKEVYLNRRNNLLSKFTTGKILLLGNIENPINFEHNTYPFRQDSSFLYYIGIKSPRLAAVLDTDKNETILFGDEMTIDDIVWMGQQQTLAEKADLSGISKILPFNQLFDYLNKGKQEDIHYLPPYQSHNKLLLEQLTGFPANQLQPSVALIKAVVAQRSIKSTEEIIELEKAVDIAVEMHRIAIRMTKPDCYEYQISNAMQHFAQNQGTSFSYPPIVTKRGEILHNHMQFHQLYAGDLLLNDSGVETAMGYASDLTRTFPVGKRFTALQEEMYQIVLHAFKTAEQLLTSGIHFKEIHLKACEALVDGLIQTGFMKGNAQDAVANHAHALFFQCGLGHMLGLDVHDMEDLGEQYVGYTEAEPKDTQTFGIKSLRLGKKLEAGNVLTIEPGIYIIPELTQLWEQQNLHKEFVNYDFLNKHLDFGGVRIEDNYLIEQNGYRRLGQYLEREIQEIYQLKDNPID, from the coding sequence ATGTTCAAAAAAGAAGTATATCTTAATCGCCGAAATAATCTATTATCAAAGTTCACAACCGGCAAAATTCTTTTGCTAGGCAACATTGAAAATCCGATCAATTTTGAGCACAATACCTATCCATTTCGCCAAGACAGCAGCTTCTTATATTATATAGGTATCAAAAGTCCACGTTTGGCGGCTGTACTGGACACTGATAAAAACGAGACCATACTATTTGGTGATGAAATGACCATTGACGATATTGTTTGGATGGGTCAACAGCAGACCTTAGCTGAAAAGGCTGATCTTTCGGGTATCAGCAAAATCCTGCCTTTCAATCAACTCTTCGACTACCTTAACAAAGGAAAACAGGAAGATATTCACTACCTTCCTCCTTATCAGTCGCATAATAAATTATTGCTTGAGCAACTAACCGGCTTTCCTGCAAATCAGCTCCAGCCCTCTGTGGCTTTGATTAAAGCTGTCGTCGCACAACGGAGCATCAAATCGACAGAAGAAATTATTGAACTAGAGAAAGCCGTAGATATTGCCGTTGAGATGCACCGCATCGCTATACGCATGACAAAACCTGATTGTTATGAATATCAGATCAGTAATGCCATGCAACATTTTGCCCAAAATCAGGGAACGTCCTTCTCCTATCCGCCGATAGTTACAAAACGGGGTGAAATATTACACAATCATATGCAATTTCACCAACTTTATGCAGGTGACCTCCTGCTCAATGATTCGGGCGTCGAGACCGCTATGGGCTATGCTTCAGACTTGACCAGGACCTTTCCCGTAGGAAAACGCTTCACTGCGCTACAAGAGGAAATGTACCAAATCGTCTTACATGCGTTTAAGACGGCAGAACAGCTGCTGACCTCCGGAATCCACTTTAAAGAAATTCATCTAAAAGCTTGTGAAGCGCTTGTCGACGGACTTATACAAACAGGATTTATGAAAGGTAATGCGCAAGATGCCGTCGCGAATCATGCCCATGCGCTTTTCTTTCAGTGTGGACTCGGCCATATGCTCGGTCTTGATGTGCATGATATGGAGGATCTCGGTGAACAATATGTTGGATATACCGAAGCGGAACCGAAAGACACCCAAACTTTTGGCATTAAATCGCTGCGGCTAGGTAAGAAGCTGGAAGCGGGCAATGTGCTAACCATTGAACCCGGCATCTATATTATTCCGGAATTAACGCAGCTTTGGGAGCAACAAAATTTACACAAAGAATTTGTCAACTATGATTTCTTAAATAAACACCTCGATTTTGGTGGGGTTCGTATTGAAGACAATTACCTGATCGAGCAGAATGGTTACCGACGTCTCGGACAATACCTTGAACGTGAAATCCAGGAAATCTATCAGCTCAAAGACAACCCTATTGACTAA